In the Lusitaniella coriacea LEGE 07157 genome, GAATAAAGAACAGGGAATAGGGAACAGGGAACAGATTATAAATATCTCCGCGTCACCGTGTCACCCACTCTCCGCGTCTACCCATCTCCGCGTCCCCGCGTCTCCCCGCGTCTCCCCGCGTCACCCCATCTCCCCCTCACCCCAATTGCGAATTGCGAATTGGTAATTGCGAATTGTTACCCCGTCTCCCCATCTCCCTCTGCCTCCTCCGTTGCAGAACGAAACTGTCGGAACCACTTCGATTGGCTGAAACTTTGCCAGAGCATCATTCCCCCAGTGATTAACATCCACAACAATCCCAAACCATTTAAGAGGACGTAGAGGGGTTCTAGGGTGTCACCCAAGTATTCTCCTTCGTGGATGGTCATGAGGAAATGGACGCGATCGCGCGACAGTCCAAACCAACTTTTTCCCAGGCGATAGGTCACCCCGGTAAAAACAGTTACGAGTAAGGGGAGAAGAACAATGGGAGCAATTGTGCGGTGGAGTTTGCGAAAACGACGAATATCCATAGGGAGAGGGTGACGGGGAAGTTGGGGAAGCTGGGGAAGAGGGGGTGATGGCTAATTGCTTAACGCGATACAGAGCGCCCGATACCCAGTTTGAATGAATTTTAGCTTACAAAAAAATCGTTAACAGTTCATGACGATTCATTTTTCCACCAAACCTTCACGGTTTTGTCGGCACTGCCACTGACAAAAACATTTCCTTTCGGACTAAAGGCGAGAGCGCACACGCGATCGCGGTGTTCTGTGAGAGTACAAATTTCCCTTTCTTCCTGCCAATTCCAGATCTTAATCGTAGAATCCTCGCTCCCGCTAATCAGCGTTTCTCCATCAGGACTAAAAGCGAGGGAGATCGCGCGATCGCGGTGACCTTCAAGGGTACAAATTTCTCGACCCTTTTGCCAATCCCACAACTTAATGCGACCATCCCCTCCCCCAATCGCAACCTGCTGACCGTCAGGACTGAATGCAAGGGCTAAAATTTCCGTTTTCCCCCGAATCGAACGAATCAACCGACCGCTCATCTCGCGAACTCTCAAGGCTTTATCCAAGCCACCACTGGCAAAGAGTTTACCATCAGAACTAATCGCGATCGCGGCAATCGGAGCCGAATAACCACTCAAAGTCCGAATTTGTTTCCCCGTACTCACCTGCCACAACTTCACCGTGCGATCCGCACTGCCACTGGCGAGTTTCTTTTTATTGGGACTAAACGCAACGCAAAGTACGCGATCTGAATGACCGTGAAACCATCCCCCACAGGTGCGGATTTCGCTGCCGGATTTCAACTTCCACAACTTCACGGTTTTATCGCTGCTGCCGCTTGCCACAGTACGATTATCCGGACTAATCGCAACGCAATGGACGCGATCGAGATGCCCGGAAAGCGTGTACAGCACTCGTCCCGTACTCAACTGCCATAGAGTAATCGTCCCATCGTAGCTACCGCTTGCAAAGACCGCACCATCAGGACTCATGGCAATCGAACTGACGACATCGTTGTGCTTGTGCAGCGTTCCCGCACAGATCCACGGCGATTTTTTTTTGGGAGCGCGATCGGCTTTTGAGACGTTAGGAGAGGGGTTACGCGGTTGATAGGTTTGGTTCGTCTCCCGCAGTTTCAGTTTTGTTGCTTTATTAAAATCTTTTTCCGCGCGCAACCCTTGTCCGAGTTTGTCGTAGATAAA is a window encoding:
- a CDS encoding PepSY domain-containing protein; protein product: MDIRRFRKLHRTIAPIVLLPLLVTVFTGVTYRLGKSWFGLSRDRVHFLMTIHEGEYLGDTLEPLYVLLNGLGLLWMLITGGMMLWQSFSQSKWFRQFRSATEEAEGDGETG
- a CDS encoding WD40 domain-containing protein — protein: MKNANPRQYYRILGIQPGASPAEIKKAYRKLVKTWHPDGFPHNRLQQKRAEEKLKQINEAYEALQNGKTVAADAPPPKRKVDPEPFYQRGIEYARRDLYKQAIYELTKAILIDPDYVDAYLYRGFIYDKLGQGLRAEKDFNKATKLKLRETNQTYQPRNPSPNVSKADRAPKKKSPWICAGTLHKHNDVVSSIAMSPDGAVFASGSYDGTITLWQLSTGRVLYTLSGHLDRVHCVAISPDNRTVASGSSDKTVKLWKLKSGSEIRTCGGWFHGHSDRVLCVAFSPNKKKLASGSADRTVKLWQVSTGKQIRTLSGYSAPIAAIAISSDGKLFASGGLDKALRVREMSGRLIRSIRGKTEILALAFSPDGQQVAIGGGDGRIKLWDWQKGREICTLEGHRDRAISLAFSPDGETLISGSEDSTIKIWNWQEEREICTLTEHRDRVCALAFSPKGNVFVSGSADKTVKVWWKNESS